A section of the Candidatus Manganitrophus noduliformans genome encodes:
- a CDS encoding copper-translocating P-type ATPase — protein sequence MNMSHGKTEENHATHIDHTGHEETFRKRFWISLLLSIPTVLYDPMIQEWLGFTMPYFPGSRWMTPLLAVFIFFYGGLPFLRMAIPEWRRRRPGMMMLISLAITVAFGYSVAALFMPGQMGFFWELVTLIDMMLLGHWIEMRSVRQASGALDELARLLPDTAERIEEDGSIAQIPATDLRGGDRLLIRPGTGIPADGEVEQGESEVNESMITGESKPVFKRPGDRVIAGTINADGSLRIRVTATGQETALAGIMRLVKQAQESKSKSQVLADKAANLLFYVALGVAALTALLWTIAVGLNVDVIARVATVLVIACPHALGLAVPLVVAITTAMGARNGILVRDRMALEKAREINMVVFDKTGTLTEGAFGVVTIAAVAGRSDAEILTLAAALERDSEHPIAQGIRKAAENRNLIVPEVVDFEAIKGRGVRANHDGKAIFLGGPRLLEMIRLDLPEELMTFQREANQKGETAVYVIENKQVIGGVSLADVIRPESKRAVEELHAMGVEVAMLTGDSNAVARTVAEELKIDRYFAEVLPEHKDQKIAELQRQGKRVAMVGDGVNDAPALTRAEVGIAIGSGTDVAIESAGIILVRSNPLDIVKIIRLSRASYRKMYQNLWWAAGYNIVALPLAAGILAPYGIVLSPAVGALLMSLSTIVVAMNAQLLRRAKISSDQNEAEKGRILAAAQKQPGAAGHHAHHHTKAA from the coding sequence ATGAATATGTCCCATGGAAAAACGGAGGAGAACCACGCAACTCACATCGATCACACCGGTCACGAGGAGACTTTCAGAAAACGGTTCTGGATTTCATTGCTTCTCTCTATCCCAACCGTTCTGTACGATCCGATGATCCAAGAGTGGCTCGGATTTACAATGCCTTATTTTCCTGGAAGCCGATGGATGACTCCCCTTTTGGCCGTCTTCATCTTCTTCTATGGCGGTCTTCCATTTCTCAGGATGGCGATTCCCGAATGGCGCCGGCGTCGGCCTGGGATGATGATGCTCATCTCGCTCGCCATCACGGTCGCTTTCGGCTACAGCGTGGCAGCGTTGTTCATGCCGGGGCAGATGGGCTTCTTCTGGGAACTGGTTACTTTAATTGACATGATGCTGCTGGGCCATTGGATCGAAATGAGAAGTGTCCGTCAGGCATCCGGCGCTCTGGATGAACTCGCCCGGCTATTGCCCGATACGGCAGAGCGGATCGAGGAAGACGGAAGTATCGCTCAGATCCCGGCGACTGATCTGCGGGGCGGGGATCGCCTCCTGATTCGCCCCGGAACCGGCATTCCCGCCGACGGCGAGGTGGAACAGGGAGAATCGGAAGTCAATGAATCGATGATCACCGGAGAGTCAAAGCCGGTCTTCAAGCGTCCTGGAGATCGCGTCATCGCAGGCACAATCAATGCCGACGGCAGCCTTCGTATTCGGGTCACCGCCACCGGGCAAGAGACGGCGCTTGCGGGGATTATGCGGCTGGTAAAGCAGGCCCAGGAGAGCAAGTCAAAGAGCCAGGTTCTCGCTGATAAAGCGGCGAATCTTCTTTTCTATGTAGCGCTTGGTGTTGCGGCATTGACCGCCCTCCTTTGGACGATTGCGGTGGGGCTCAATGTGGACGTCATCGCTCGGGTCGCCACGGTTTTAGTCATCGCCTGCCCCCACGCGTTAGGCCTGGCTGTTCCATTGGTGGTGGCGATCACCACAGCGATGGGCGCTCGAAACGGCATTCTCGTGCGGGATCGGATGGCGTTGGAGAAAGCCCGCGAAATAAACATGGTGGTGTTTGATAAAACGGGAACCCTCACCGAAGGAGCCTTCGGCGTCGTAACGATCGCCGCTGTTGCCGGAAGGAGTGACGCGGAAATCCTCACCCTTGCTGCGGCATTGGAAAGAGATTCAGAGCACCCCATCGCCCAAGGGATTCGGAAGGCCGCTGAGAATCGAAACCTTATCGTACCAGAGGTCGTTGATTTTGAGGCGATCAAGGGGCGGGGTGTGAGGGCGAATCATGACGGCAAAGCGATCTTCCTGGGGGGGCCCCGATTGTTGGAGATGATCCGGCTTGATCTCCCGGAGGAGTTGATGACCTTTCAGCGGGAGGCAAACCAAAAAGGAGAGACAGCGGTCTACGTCATCGAAAACAAGCAGGTCATCGGCGGAGTGTCTCTGGCGGATGTCATCCGACCGGAGAGTAAACGCGCCGTCGAGGAACTCCATGCAATGGGAGTGGAGGTCGCGATGCTCACCGGCGACAGCAATGCGGTGGCCAGAACAGTGGCCGAGGAACTCAAGATCGACCGCTATTTTGCGGAGGTACTCCCCGAGCACAAAGATCAGAAGATCGCCGAGCTACAGCGCCAGGGGAAGAGGGTCGCGATGGTCGGCGATGGAGTGAACGATGCGCCGGCGCTGACCCGAGCGGAGGTCGGGATCGCGATCGGAAGCGGCACCGATGTGGCGATTGAATCGGCTGGGATCATTTTGGTGAGGAGCAACCCGCTCGATATCGTGAAGATCATCCGGCTCAGCCGGGCGAGCTACCGCAAAATGTATCAAAACCTCTGGTGGGCGGCCGGTTACAACATTGTTGCCCTGCCGCTGGCGGCGGGGATCTTGGCACCCTACGGCATCGTCCTCTCGCCGGCGGTCGGCGCCCTCCTGATGTCGTTGAGCACGATCGTGGTGGCGATGAACGCTCAACTGTTGCGACGAGCCAAGATCTCCTCGGATCAAAATGAAGCGGAGAAGGGAAGAATCCTTGCGGCTGCTCAGAAACAACCCGGTGCTGCAGGACATCATGCCCATCACCATACCAAGGCTGCATGA
- a CDS encoding RNA polymerase sigma factor, with the protein MNDEVVSKLLNHREKLLGYVRKRLSSPELAEDVLQESLIKALRAAPDLRDEEKLLPWFYRILNNAIIDVYRRKHIETEHLEPYSEEKDLAITPEDEENLCNCFRELIPTLKPEYGELIEALDLNERDPKKVAEGLGITLNNLKVRRHRARQALRERLEETCRSCAKHGCLDCTCKHN; encoded by the coding sequence ATGAACGACGAAGTCGTTTCTAAACTGCTTAACCATCGGGAAAAGCTGCTCGGCTACGTAAGGAAGCGACTCTCAAGCCCCGAGTTAGCGGAAGATGTGCTCCAGGAGAGCCTAATCAAGGCGCTCCGAGCAGCGCCAGATTTACGAGATGAGGAGAAGCTCCTTCCATGGTTTTACCGAATCCTGAACAATGCAATCATCGACGTTTACCGACGGAAACACATTGAAACAGAACATCTTGAGCCCTATTCTGAAGAGAAGGATCTTGCCATTACCCCTGAGGATGAGGAGAACCTCTGTAACTGTTTTCGAGAGCTCATCCCTACATTGAAGCCAGAATATGGCGAACTGATTGAAGCACTCGATCTGAACGAGCGGGATCCAAAGAAAGTAGCCGAAGGGCTCGGAATCACCCTCAATAATCTGAAGGTTCGCCGACACCGGGCCCGCCAAGCGTTACGCGAACGCTTGGAGGAGACCTGCCGCTCGTGTGCGAAGCACGGCTGCCTCGACTGCACCTGCAAGCACAATTAA
- a CDS encoding efflux RND transporter periplasmic adaptor subunit, with amino-acid sequence MMRRWIKRGISAAIFFGLLALLIVAFLPKPVEVETAPVAQGPFAQSVEEEGMTRVRERYLISAPLAGQLLRIQLEAGDSVKRGDVLAAMIPAAPPLLDVRTERELQERLGAAEAERMRARASVERAKAALAQAQSDLERARQLAEEGLVSAAEREQRELTVTLRTRELEAAQFESQVAEHQVDLARAALIRAKQGAGAGERLEIRSPVNGKVLRILQESERVVPLGTPLLEIADPSDLEVVVDVLTTDAVDIRPGMPARIVRYGGEAPLEGRVRRVEPSAFTKISALGVEEQRVNVVIDLTSPRERWETLGDGYRVEAQIFVFTKEDALKVPSGALFREGDRWAAFTLSDGRARKRTVEVERRSGAEAMIEGGLSVGEQVIVYPSDAVKEGVKVKPG; translated from the coding sequence ATGATGCGAAGATGGATCAAAAGAGGAATCTCGGCGGCGATCTTCTTCGGCCTCCTTGCTCTCCTGATCGTCGCCTTCTTGCCGAAGCCGGTGGAGGTGGAGACCGCCCCGGTGGCTCAAGGCCCCTTTGCGCAGTCGGTGGAAGAGGAGGGAATGACACGCGTCCGGGAGCGCTATCTGATCTCCGCACCGCTGGCGGGACAGCTCCTGCGGATTCAACTTGAAGCGGGCGATTCGGTGAAACGAGGCGATGTCCTGGCGGCGATGATTCCGGCGGCCCCTCCCCTGCTCGATGTCCGGACGGAACGGGAACTGCAGGAGCGGCTCGGCGCGGCGGAGGCGGAGCGGATGCGGGCGCGCGCCTCCGTCGAGCGGGCGAAAGCGGCCCTCGCGCAAGCGCAAAGCGATCTTGAACGGGCCCGCCAGTTGGCGGAGGAAGGACTGGTTTCGGCCGCCGAACGAGAGCAGAGAGAGCTGACGGTCACCCTCCGGACGCGGGAGTTGGAGGCGGCGCAATTCGAATCTCAAGTCGCCGAGCATCAGGTCGACCTGGCGCGCGCGGCGCTGATCCGCGCCAAACAAGGGGCCGGCGCGGGGGAGCGCTTGGAAATTCGTTCGCCGGTGAATGGAAAGGTGCTGCGCATTCTGCAAGAAAGCGAGCGGGTCGTCCCCCTCGGAACCCCGTTGCTGGAAATCGCCGATCCGTCCGATCTGGAAGTCGTCGTCGATGTTCTCACGACCGATGCCGTCGACATCCGGCCCGGAATGCCGGCGCGGATCGTCCGGTACGGCGGGGAAGCCCCGCTGGAAGGGCGCGTCCGCCGGGTGGAGCCCTCCGCCTTCACGAAGATCTCGGCCCTCGGTGTGGAAGAGCAACGGGTCAACGTGGTGATCGACCTGACCTCCCCCCGGGAGCGATGGGAGACGTTGGGAGACGGATACCGGGTGGAGGCGCAGATTTTCGTCTTTACCAAAGAGGACGCTCTAAAGGTTCCTTCCGGCGCGCTCTTCAGGGAAGGAGATCGCTGGGCCGCCTTTACCCTCTCGGATGGACGGGCGCGGAAACGGACGGTCGAAGTGGAACGGCGAAGCGGGGCCGAGGCGATGATCGAGGGGGGGCTTTCAGTTGGAGAACAGGTGATTGTCTATCCGAGTGATGCGGTGAAGGAGGGGGTGAAGGTGAAACCGGGTTAA
- a CDS encoding ABC transporter permease, producing the protein MLNVKLLRDLSRMKGQAVTIALVVASGIGGFIGMLTAYDSLNGSRQSYYESTRFADLFSGVKRAPESLADPIVQLPGVSDAETTTLFDVTLDIPNVAEPVTGRMIGLTDGRPPRLNRLTLRRGRWIEPGERNEVLVSEGFAIARGLQPGDRLAALLNGKREELRIVGVALSPEYIYANRGGAFPDDKGFGIFWMERDGVEAAFNMEGAFNFVTLRLAPHAHAPAVISALDRLLAPYGGLGAYGREDQISHRILDQELNQLKVNATVFPTIFLGVAAFLLNVVLARQISTQREQIAALKALGYADRTIALHYLKFVLVIVSAGIAGGIGIGAWLGYYMTGMYTRFFHFPQLTYRIQPWIPLLAAAISLTAGVAAALQTVRRVASLPPAEAMRPPAPATFRRMILERLGWAHLLSSQTRMVVRTLERRPLRAALTTFGIASSIAIIIGGTFWGDAVDYLIRVQFDEIQREDADINFIEPLSEAVRYEIDEIPGVLYAEPSRSVPVQLRAGHRSYRTAVMGLPEKGKLRQLLDADRNPIPLPHDGLLLTDRLAARLGVKPGDRIEVESLEGKRTRRTLLVAGLVNDLVGMVGYMEIGALNRAMGEGNLISSVAVRVDRAGVDAFNARLKEIPAVATVGMKRTALETFEKESARNIFFFTTIVTIFAGAIAVGVVYNSARIALAERAWELASLRILGFTRGEVSALLLGELAAELILAIPFGLWLGYLLALGLVRSAHSENFIIPMVIAPRTYAYAVLAILIAGVVSALIVRNRIDHLDLVGVLKTRE; encoded by the coding sequence ATGCTCAACGTCAAGCTGCTCCGGGACCTCTCCCGGATGAAGGGCCAGGCGGTGACGATCGCGCTGGTGGTCGCTTCCGGCATCGGCGGATTCATCGGGATGCTGACCGCCTACGATTCGCTCAACGGGTCGCGCCAATCCTACTATGAAAGCACCCGCTTCGCCGACCTCTTCTCCGGCGTGAAACGGGCCCCCGAATCGCTCGCCGACCCGATCGTGCAGCTTCCCGGCGTTTCGGACGCCGAGACAACGACCCTCTTCGATGTCACCCTCGACATTCCGAATGTCGCCGAACCGGTGACCGGACGGATGATCGGTCTCACCGACGGCCGCCCGCCCCGTTTGAACCGGCTGACCCTCCGAAGAGGAAGATGGATCGAGCCGGGGGAGCGGAACGAAGTCCTCGTCTCCGAAGGCTTTGCGATCGCCCGGGGGCTTCAGCCGGGGGATCGCCTGGCGGCGCTCTTGAACGGAAAAAGAGAGGAACTTCGCATCGTCGGGGTGGCTCTCTCCCCGGAGTATATCTACGCGAACCGGGGAGGCGCTTTCCCGGACGACAAGGGATTCGGCATCTTCTGGATGGAGCGGGACGGAGTCGAGGCGGCCTTCAATATGGAGGGGGCCTTTAATTTCGTGACGCTGCGGCTGGCGCCGCATGCCCACGCCCCCGCCGTGATCAGCGCTCTCGACCGGCTGCTGGCCCCTTACGGCGGGCTCGGCGCCTATGGCCGCGAGGATCAGATCTCGCATCGGATTCTGGACCAGGAGCTCAATCAGTTGAAGGTGAACGCCACCGTCTTTCCGACGATCTTCCTCGGGGTCGCCGCCTTTCTGCTGAACGTCGTCTTGGCCCGCCAGATCAGCACGCAGCGGGAGCAGATCGCCGCTCTCAAAGCGCTCGGCTATGCCGACCGGACGATTGCGCTTCACTACCTGAAGTTCGTTCTGGTGATCGTCTCGGCCGGAATCGCGGGGGGGATCGGGATCGGCGCTTGGCTCGGATATTACATGACCGGAATGTACACCCGCTTCTTTCATTTTCCTCAGCTGACCTACCGGATTCAACCTTGGATTCCGCTTTTGGCCGCCGCGATCAGCCTCACGGCCGGGGTCGCGGCGGCGCTTCAGACGGTCCGGCGCGTCGCGTCCCTCCCTCCGGCCGAGGCGATGCGCCCGCCGGCGCCGGCGACTTTCCGGAGAATGATTCTGGAACGGCTCGGATGGGCGCATCTTCTCTCTTCACAAACCCGCATGGTCGTCCGGACACTGGAGCGCCGCCCCTTGCGAGCCGCCTTGACGACGTTCGGGATCGCTTCGTCGATCGCCATCATCATCGGCGGGACCTTCTGGGGCGACGCCGTGGACTATTTGATCCGAGTCCAGTTCGACGAAATTCAGCGGGAAGACGCCGACATCAACTTCATCGAGCCGCTCTCCGAAGCGGTCCGCTATGAGATCGACGAAATTCCCGGCGTTCTCTACGCGGAGCCCTCGCGCAGCGTTCCGGTCCAACTGCGCGCCGGACACCGGAGCTATCGAACCGCCGTCATGGGACTTCCCGAAAAGGGGAAGCTGAGGCAGCTCCTCGATGCCGATCGAAACCCCATCCCGCTCCCCCACGACGGGCTGCTCTTGACCGATCGCCTGGCGGCGCGTCTCGGCGTAAAACCGGGCGACCGGATCGAGGTGGAATCGCTGGAGGGGAAGCGGACCCGGCGGACGCTTCTCGTTGCCGGCCTGGTGAATGACCTCGTCGGCATGGTCGGTTATATGGAAATCGGCGCGTTGAATCGGGCAATGGGAGAAGGAAACTTGATCTCTTCGGTCGCGGTCCGGGTCGATCGCGCCGGGGTCGATGCATTCAACGCCCGCCTGAAGGAGATTCCCGCCGTCGCGACGGTGGGGATGAAGCGAACCGCGCTGGAGACGTTTGAGAAGGAATCGGCCCGGAACATCTTTTTCTTCACGACAATCGTGACGATCTTCGCCGGCGCGATTGCGGTGGGGGTCGTCTACAACAGCGCCCGGATCGCGCTGGCGGAGCGGGCGTGGGAGCTCGCCAGTCTGAGGATCCTCGGCTTCACGCGAGGAGAGGTCTCGGCCCTTTTACTCGGCGAGCTGGCGGCGGAGCTGATTCTGGCAATCCCATTCGGCCTCTGGCTTGGGTATCTCCTCGCCCTGGGACTGGTTCGGTCGGCCCACTCCGAGAACTTTATCATTCCGATGGTAATTGCCCCGCGAACCTACGCCTATGCGGTTCTAGCGATTCTGATCGCCGGGGTCGTCAGCGCGCTGATCGTGCGGAATCGGATTGATCATCTCGATCTGGTCGGGGTTTTGAAAACGAGGGAATGA
- a CDS encoding ABC transporter ATP-binding protein: MGEVEVHALRGVDLDIYEGEFIVLLGPSGSGKSTLLNILGGLDTPTSGEARWRNHDLGRADERGLTQYRREHVGFVFQFYNLIPSLTVRENVTLVTEIAERPLKPEEALRRVGLEHRLDHFPSQLSGGEQQRVAIARAIAKRPEVLLCDEPTGALDYETGKVVLEVIARINQEFGTTAVVITHNAAIAGMADRVMHLADGQIASIEKNARKLTPGELRW; encoded by the coding sequence ATGGGTGAGGTGGAGGTTCATGCGCTTCGCGGGGTCGATCTCGATATTTACGAAGGTGAATTCATCGTCCTGCTCGGCCCCTCCGGAAGCGGCAAGTCGACCCTCTTGAACATTCTCGGCGGTCTCGACACGCCGACGAGCGGAGAAGCCCGTTGGCGCAACCACGACCTCGGGCGGGCCGACGAGCGGGGCCTCACCCAATATCGCCGGGAGCATGTCGGCTTTGTCTTCCAGTTCTACAACCTGATCCCCAGCCTGACGGTGCGGGAGAACGTGACCTTGGTGACCGAAATCGCCGAGCGCCCGTTGAAACCGGAGGAGGCGCTGCGGCGGGTGGGGCTGGAGCATCGGCTCGACCATTTCCCCTCCCAGCTCTCGGGAGGAGAGCAACAGCGGGTCGCGATCGCCCGCGCCATCGCCAAGCGCCCGGAAGTCCTTCTCTGCGACGAGCCGACGGGGGCGCTCGATTATGAAACCGGGAAGGTCGTGCTGGAGGTGATCGCGCGGATCAATCAGGAATTCGGAACGACCGCCGTCGTGATCACCCACAACGCCGCGATCGCCGGGATGGCCGACCGGGTGATGCATCTCGCCGACGGCCAGATCGCGTCGATCGAGAAAAACGCGCGCAAACTCACCCCGGGGGAGCTTCGCTGGTGA
- a CDS encoding ATP-binding protein has protein sequence MADHRWKVAEKELTHRFDPLQIPFETTEELPPEETIIGQKRALRAIDFGLSIQDQGYNIYLSGTPGTGKSTIIKSMIARLAMTQPTPDDWCFVNNFHDPDRPKALNLPAGRGRLFQRDVDQLIGVLKGAFQKAFQSKEYEDQRRLIEEAFSKAAEELNRQAEEEGFAINFSVLGVMMTPLLKGKPLEPEEIKNLDPETRVEIEKKEKEVHERVHRFVQQVRVIREEVNRKLDELNRRVVRYASEDAFERLQEKYHDLPHVAEYIASLQQNIVANFADFLPQPETPLPFTGIDAAPAQALMTRYAVNVVVDNSGAQGAPWVEEVNPTYNNLIGRIEKRGRFGTLFTHFTFIKAGSLLQANGGYLLLNIVDLLRNPFSWEALKRAIKNREVKIEDLGDLYGISATTVLKPDPIPVRLRVILVGSPLIYHLLRTFDEDFAKLFKVKVDFDLEQEWTDEAPLQYGRFAAWLCRKEGLLHLDRTAVAALLEQAARMVGHQKKLSLQFSPIADLIREASHWAHKEGKATVSCSDVRRAVKEQTYRSNLYEEKIQEWIAEGTLMIDVGGTAVGQVNGLSVIDLGDFSFGRPSRITARVFMGESGIVNIEREAHLSGKTHNKGVMILSGYLGGRYGRDNPISLSATLCFEQSYAEVEGDSASAAELAVLLSALTEIPLRQGIAMTGSMNQRGEIQAIGGVNEKIEGFYDTCTILGLTGEQGVIIPRQNIKHLMLKEEVVEAAAAGRFHIYAVSNVDEAIEILTGQPAGTLQPDGTYPEGTLNAAVMKRLHEMEERMRIIAGREHPADLPTPPLFVETNGEFKGSREKL, from the coding sequence ATGGCTGATCATCGCTGGAAGGTGGCGGAGAAAGAGCTCACGCATCGTTTTGACCCCCTGCAAATTCCTTTCGAAACCACGGAGGAGCTTCCTCCCGAGGAGACCATTATCGGCCAGAAGCGCGCCCTCAGGGCGATCGACTTTGGTCTCTCCATTCAGGATCAGGGTTACAATATCTATCTCTCGGGAACGCCCGGAACGGGGAAGAGCACGATCATCAAGTCGATGATCGCTCGCCTGGCAATGACGCAGCCGACCCCCGACGATTGGTGTTTCGTCAACAACTTCCACGACCCAGATCGCCCAAAGGCGCTGAACCTCCCCGCCGGCCGGGGACGACTCTTTCAGAGAGATGTCGACCAACTGATCGGCGTTCTGAAAGGAGCGTTTCAGAAGGCGTTCCAAAGCAAAGAGTATGAAGATCAGCGCCGCCTGATCGAGGAAGCGTTTTCGAAGGCGGCGGAGGAGTTGAACAGACAGGCCGAAGAAGAAGGTTTTGCAATCAACTTCTCGGTTCTGGGGGTGATGATGACCCCCCTCCTCAAAGGAAAACCGTTGGAGCCGGAGGAGATCAAAAATTTAGACCCCGAGACCCGCGTGGAAATCGAGAAAAAGGAGAAGGAGGTTCATGAGCGGGTCCACCGCTTCGTCCAACAAGTCCGTGTGATTCGGGAAGAGGTGAACCGGAAGCTGGATGAGCTCAATCGCCGGGTGGTCCGCTACGCCTCGGAGGACGCCTTCGAGCGCCTCCAAGAAAAATATCACGACCTCCCCCATGTGGCGGAATATATCGCTTCATTGCAGCAAAATATCGTGGCGAACTTCGCCGATTTTCTTCCCCAACCGGAGACCCCTCTCCCGTTCACCGGAATCGACGCCGCGCCGGCCCAGGCGTTGATGACCCGCTATGCCGTCAACGTGGTGGTCGATAACAGCGGCGCCCAAGGAGCCCCCTGGGTCGAAGAGGTTAATCCGACCTATAACAACCTGATCGGCCGGATCGAGAAAAGGGGGCGCTTCGGAACCCTCTTCACCCATTTCACATTCATCAAAGCAGGCTCTCTCCTTCAGGCCAACGGCGGCTATCTGCTGTTGAACATTGTCGACCTTCTGCGCAATCCCTTTTCCTGGGAGGCGCTCAAACGGGCCATCAAAAACCGGGAGGTGAAGATCGAAGATCTCGGAGACCTCTACGGCATCAGCGCCACCACGGTGCTCAAGCCCGACCCGATCCCGGTCCGTCTCCGTGTGATTCTGGTGGGAAGCCCTTTGATCTACCACCTGTTGCGAACGTTCGATGAAGACTTCGCGAAGCTCTTTAAGGTCAAAGTCGATTTTGATCTGGAGCAGGAGTGGACCGACGAAGCCCCCCTCCAATATGGCCGCTTCGCCGCATGGCTCTGCCGGAAGGAAGGACTTCTCCACCTCGATCGAACCGCCGTCGCCGCCCTCTTGGAGCAGGCCGCCCGAATGGTCGGACATCAGAAAAAACTCTCCCTGCAATTCAGCCCGATCGCCGACCTGATCCGGGAGGCGAGCCACTGGGCGCACAAAGAGGGAAAAGCGACGGTCTCTTGCAGCGACGTGCGCAGGGCGGTGAAAGAGCAAACCTACCGGTCCAATCTCTATGAAGAAAAAATCCAAGAGTGGATTGCGGAGGGAACCTTGATGATTGATGTCGGCGGGACCGCGGTGGGTCAAGTCAATGGGCTCTCGGTGATCGATCTGGGAGATTTCTCATTCGGCCGTCCCTCTCGAATCACCGCCCGGGTGTTCATGGGAGAATCGGGCATCGTCAACATCGAGCGGGAGGCGCATCTGAGCGGGAAGACACACAACAAAGGGGTGATGATCCTCTCCGGCTACCTCGGCGGGCGCTACGGTCGCGACAACCCGATCTCGCTTTCGGCCACCCTCTGCTTTGAGCAGAGTTATGCTGAAGTGGAAGGAGACAGCGCCTCGGCCGCAGAGCTGGCCGTCCTTCTTTCGGCGCTGACGGAGATCCCCCTCCGGCAGGGAATCGCGATGACCGGCTCGATGAACCAGCGCGGAGAGATCCAGGCGATCGGCGGGGTGAATGAAAAGATCGAAGGCTTCTACGACACCTGCACGATCTTGGGCCTGACGGGGGAGCAAGGGGTGATCATCCCGCGACAAAATATAAAACATTTGATGCTCAAAGAGGAAGTGGTCGAAGCGGCCGCGGCCGGACGGTTTCATATCTATGCGGTTTCGAACGTCGATGAGGCGATCGAAATTCTGACGGGACAACCGGCCGGGACCCTGCAGCCGGACGGAACCTATCCGGAGGGGACGCTAAATGCGGCGGTGATGAAGCGTCTGCATGAGATGGAGGAGAGAATGCGTATCATCGCCGGCAGGGAACACCCGGCGGATCTTCCAACACCCCCTCTTTTTGTCGAAACGAACGGAGAATTCAAAGGTTCTCGGGAAAAACTTTAG